Proteins encoded in a region of the Candidatus Obscuribacter sp. genome:
- a CDS encoding CpaF family protein, producing MSLRPAQREVKESEVNYDFKVRIHERLIDNIDVNVLIKMAGDTELEEAISKTIKVLIDEERLPLSAQERENLSREVLYETLGLGPLEPLLSDESVNDILVNGASSVWVDRDGKLVETSIHFKDDKHLLHVINRIVSRVGRRIDESSPIVDARLPDGSRVNAIIPPLALDGPVLSIRRFRPVPFAFEDLIGRGALTEPMADFLKRSVKARLNILISGGTSAGKTTLLNVLSANISNTERIVTIEDTAELRLQQRHVIRLESRPANVEGEGAVKQRELVKNALRMRPDRIILGEVRGAEALDMLQAMNTGHEGSLTTVHANSARDALSRIETLVLLSGVELSQRSIREQIGAAFDLVVQVKRLSDGRRRVVSISEVTGVQEGVISMQDIFEFKQTGSQEDGSFGGHHRSCGIRPAKANRFAEQGIELPVELFKEDAI from the coding sequence CGTATCCATGAGCGTCTAATTGATAATATCGATGTCAATGTATTGATTAAAATGGCTGGGGATACTGAGCTAGAAGAAGCAATCAGCAAAACCATCAAAGTTTTAATTGATGAAGAGCGCTTGCCCTTATCAGCACAAGAGAGAGAAAATCTCAGTCGCGAAGTACTCTATGAAACCCTTGGTCTGGGACCGCTCGAACCCTTGCTTTCAGACGAAAGTGTCAATGATATTCTTGTCAATGGCGCCAGTAGTGTCTGGGTAGACCGCGATGGCAAATTGGTGGAGACCTCGATTCACTTCAAAGATGATAAGCATCTTTTGCATGTAATCAATCGCATCGTCTCTCGTGTTGGTCGTCGCATTGATGAGTCATCTCCTATTGTCGACGCCAGGTTGCCTGATGGCTCGCGTGTCAACGCTATCATTCCACCTCTGGCTCTTGATGGACCGGTGCTTTCGATTCGTCGTTTTAGACCAGTGCCTTTTGCCTTTGAGGACTTAATCGGACGCGGAGCTTTGACTGAGCCTATGGCTGATTTTCTCAAGAGGTCGGTCAAAGCCAGACTCAATATCCTTATATCCGGTGGTACATCGGCTGGTAAGACTACTTTGCTAAATGTGCTCTCCGCCAATATCTCCAACACAGAGCGTATCGTCACAATTGAAGATACAGCTGAGTTGCGTTTGCAACAAAGGCATGTGATCAGGCTTGAATCAAGACCTGCCAATGTGGAGGGTGAAGGTGCTGTAAAACAAAGAGAACTGGTCAAGAACGCTTTGCGTATGCGGCCAGATCGCATCATCCTGGGTGAAGTACGTGGTGCCGAGGCACTGGATATGTTGCAAGCGATGAACACTGGACACGAAGGCTCACTCACTACAGTGCACGCCAACAGTGCCCGAGATGCTCTATCACGTATCGAGACACTGGTTTTGCTCAGCGGTGTGGAGCTATCACAGCGCAGTATCCGCGAACAAATTGGTGCTGCTTTTGATCTGGTGGTGCAGGTAAAGAGACTCAGCGATGGTCGCCGCCGTGTCGTGAGCATTAGCGAGGTAACCGGAGTGCAGGAGGGCGTTATCTCCATGCAAGATATCTTTGAGTTTAAACAAACTGGCTCACAAGAAGACGGTAGCTTTGGTGGCCATCACCGCTCTTGTGGTATCCGTCCGGCCAAGGCAAACCGCTTTGCCGAGCAAGGTATAGAGCTGCCTGTGGAACTATTTAAGGAGGATGCTATTTAA